In Tiliqua scincoides isolate rTilSci1 chromosome 1, rTilSci1.hap2, whole genome shotgun sequence, the following are encoded in one genomic region:
- the LOC136661180 gene encoding pleckstrin homology-like domain family A member 2, protein MKGPVREEAAPAVAAPEVLRSGELEKRSASLFQLWKRKQVVLSRDSLSLSPEGGGGRAKELRFGSIQKVDCVERTGKYVYFTIVTTDRREIDFRCPGESCWNASITLALIDFQNKRALQDFRSRQEAARQAHDAPARARGP, encoded by the coding sequence ATGAAGGGCCCGGTGCGCGAAGAGGCCGCGCCTGCGGTGGCGGCGCCGGAGGTGCTGCGCTCGGGCGAGCTGGAGAAGCGGAGCGCCAGCCTGTTCCAGCTGTGGAAGCGCAAGCAGGTGGTGCTGAGCAGGGACAGCCTGAGCCTGAGCCCCGAGGGCGGCGGCGGGCGGGCCAAGGAGCTGCGCTTCGGCTCCATCCAGAAGGTGGACTGCGTGGAGCGCACCGGCAAGTACGTCTACTTCACCATCGTCACCACCGACCGCCGCGAGATCGACTTCCGCTGCCCGGGCGAGAGCTGCTGGAACGCCTCCATCACGCTGGCGCTCATCGACTTCCAGAACAAGCGCGCCCTGCAGGACTTCCGCAGCCGCCAGGAGGCCGCCCGGCAGGCCCACGACGCCCCCGCGCGCGCCCGCGGCCCCTGA